A window of the Hordeum vulgare subsp. vulgare chromosome 5H, MorexV3_pseudomolecules_assembly, whole genome shotgun sequence genome harbors these coding sequences:
- the LOC123451864 gene encoding phosphoenolpyruvate/phosphate translocator 1, chloroplastic-like: MQSAAAIGLIRPCAARPILKSPSPGAARLPASRVALRLSAAAPRARLVAAAGLGRIGLVPASPEQEKRSGGLVAAAAAGKAAPGEEAGEESGAALAKTLQLGVFFGLWYLFNIYFNIYNKQVLKVFPYPINITTVQFAVGTTISLFMWATGILKRPKISGAQLLAILPLAIVHTMGNLFTNMSLGKVAVSFTHTIKAMEPFFSVLLSAMFLGELPTPWVVLSLLPIVGGVALASISEASFNWAGFLSAMASNVTFQSRNVLSKKLMLKKEASLDNINLFSIITVMSFFLLAPVTLLTEGVKVTPTFLQSAGLNLQQVYTRSLIAAFCFHAYQQVSYMILARVSPVTHSVGNCVKRVVVIVTSVLFFKTPVSPINSIGTAIALAGVFLYSQLKRLQPKPKAA, encoded by the exons ATGCAGAGCGCGGCGGCCATCGGGCTCATCCGGCCATGCGCCGCGCGGCCCATCCTCAAGAGCCCCAGCCCCGGGGCCGCCCGCCTCCCGGCCTCCCGCGTGGCCCTCCGGCTCTCCGCCGCGGCGCCCCGCGCGCGCCTCGTGGCCGCGGCGGGGCTCGGCCGCATCGGGCTCGTGCCGGCGTCGCCCGAGCAGGAGAAGAGGAGCGGCGGCCTCGTGGCCGCCGCGGCCGCCGGGAAGGCGGCGCCGGGCGAGGAGGCCGGGGAGGAAAGCGGAGCGGCGCTCGCCAAGACGCTCCAGCTCGGCGTCTTCTTCGGGCTCTGGTACCTCTTCAACATCTACTTCAACATCTACAACAAACAG GTCCTCAAGGTTTTTCCTTATCCCATTAACATCACAACTGTTCAGTTTGCTGTTGGAACTACGATTTCCTTGTTTATGTGGGCCACGGGTATCCTTAAAAGACCAAAGATTTCCGGTGCACAG CTTCTTGCTATCCTCCCTCTGGCTATTGTCCATACCATGGGCAATCTTTTCACCAACATGAGCCTTGGGAAGGTTGCAGTGTCATTCACACATACAATCAAGGCCATGGAGCCTTTCTTCTCAGTTCTACTTTCTGCAATGTTCCTTGGCGAG CTGCCTACTCCTTGGGTTGTTTTGTCTCTTCTTCctattgttggtggtgtggcATTGGCATCTATTTCTGAAGCTTCTTTTAACTG GGCTGGATTTTTGAGTGCAATGGCTTCAAATGtgaccttccagtcaaggaatgtcCTCAGCAAGAAGCTTATGCTGAAGAAAGAG GCATCTCTGGACAACATCAATCTCTTCTCGATTATTACAGTCATGTCATTCTTCCTCTTAGCCCCTGTAACCTTGTTGACAGAAGGTGTCAAGGTCACTCCTACTTTTCTGCAGTCTGCT GGTCTGAACCTACAACAAGTGTACACAAGGTCTTTGATTGCGGCATTCTGTTTCCATGCATACCAACAG GTGTCATACATGATCCTCGCAAGGGTGTCACCAGTTACCCACTCGGTAGGTAACTGTGTCAAGCGTGTGGTGGTCATTGTTACATCCGTTCTGTTCTTCAAGACCCCCGTGTCCCCAATCAACTCTATCG GAACCGCGATAGCTCTTGCGGGAGTTTTCCTGTACTCACAACTGAAGAGACTTCAGCCCAAGCCCAAGGCTGCTTGA